The following are encoded in a window of Rhinolophus sinicus isolate RSC01 linkage group LG12, ASM3656204v1, whole genome shotgun sequence genomic DNA:
- the RO60 gene encoding RNA-binding protein RO60, translating into MADSVNQMRPLNEKQVANSEGGYVWQVTDMNRLHRFLCFGSEGGTYYIKEQKLGLENAEALIRLIEDGRGCEVIQEIKAFSQEGRAAKQEPLLFALAICSQCSDISTKQAAFKAVAEVCRIPTHLFTFIQFKKDLKESMKCGMWGRALRKAVADWYNEKSGMALALAVTKYKQRNGWSHKDLLRLSHLKPSSEGLAIVTKYITKGWKEVHELYKEKALSVETEKLLKYLEAVEKVKRTRDELEVIHLIEEHRLVREHLLTNHLKSKEVWKALLQEMPLTALLRNLGKMTANSVLEPGNSEVSLVCEKLCNDKLLKKARIHPFHVLNALETYKTGHGLRGKLKWRPDEEILKALDAAFYKTFKTIEPTGKRFLLAVDVSASMNQRVLGSVLNASTVAAAMCMVVTRTEKDSHVVAFSDEMVPCPVTTDMTLQQVLMAMVQIPAGGTDCSVPITWALRTDTAADVFIVLTDNETFAGSVHPAVALRQYREKMDIPAKLIVCGMTSNGFTIADPDDRGMLDMCGFDTGALDVIRNFTLDVI; encoded by the exons atggcgGACTCCGTAAACCAAATGCGCCCGCTGAATGAGAAGCAGGTAGCCAATTCCGAGGGTGGGTATGTCTGGCAGGTCACTGACATGAATCGCCTGCACCGCTTCCTGTGCTTCGGTTCTGAAGGTGGGACTTACTATATCAAAGAGCAGAAGTTGGGCCTTGAGAATGCCGAAGCTCTAATTAGGTTGATTGAAGATGGCAGAGGCTGCGAAGTGATCCAGGAGATAAAGGCATTCAGTCAGGAAGGCAGGGCCGCCAAGCAGGAGCCCCTGCTGTTCGCACTGGCCATCTGTTCCCAGTGCTCTGACATCAGCACGAAGCAAGCAGCATTTAAAGCTGTGGCGGAAGTGTGTCGCATTCCTACACATCTCTTTACTTTCATCCAATTTAAGAAAGATCTGAAGGAGAGCATGAAATGTGGCATGTGGGGCCGTGCCCTCCGCAAGGCTGTAGCAGACTGGTACAATGAGAAAAGCGGCATGGCCCTCGctctggcagttacaaaatataaGCAAAGGAATGGCTGGTCTCACAAAGATCTGTTAAGATTGTCACATCTTAAACCCTCCAGTGAAG gaCTTGCTATTGTGACCAAATATATTACAAAGGGCTGGAAAGAGGTCCatgaattatataaagaaaaagcacttTCTGTGGAGACTGAAAAGTTACTAAAGTATCTGGAGGCTGTAGAGAAAGTGAAGCGCACAAGAGATGAACTGGAAGTGATCCATCTGATAGAGGAGCACAGATTGGTGAGGGAACATCTTCTAACAAATCACTTGAAGTCTAAAGAG GTATGGAAGGCTTTGTTACAAGAAATGCCTCTTACTGCATTACTAAGGAATCTAGGAAAGATGACGGCTAATTCAGTGCTTGAACCAGGAAATTCAGAAGTATCTTTAGTATGTGAAAAACTGTGTAATGATAAACTGTTGAAAAAG GCTCGTATACAtccatttcatgttttaaatgcaTTAGAAACTTACAAAACAGGTCATGGGCTCAGAGGAAAACTAAAGTGGCGCCCTGATGAAGAAATTTTGAAAGCTTTGGATGCTGctttttacaaaacatttaag ACAATTGAGCCAACTGGGAAGCGTTTCTTGCTGGCTGTTGATGTCAGTGCTTCTATGAACCAAAGAGTTTTGGGCAGCGTCCTCAATGCCAGCACAGTTGCCGCAGCAATGTGTATG GTTGTCACACGGACCGAAAAAGATTCTCATGTAGTTGCTTTTTCAGATGAAATGGTACCATGTCCAGTAACTACAGATATGACTTTACAACAGGTCTTAATGGCTATGGTTCAG ATCCCGGCGGGTGGAACTGATTGCTCTGTTCCTATAACCTGGGCTCTGAGGACAGACACCGCTGCTGATGTTTTCATTGTACTCACGGACAACGAGACCTTCGCCGGGAGCGTCCATCCTGCTGTGGCTCTGAGGCAGTACCGAGAG AAAATGGATATCCCAGCTAAATTGATTGTTTGTGGAATGACGTCAAATGGTTTCACCATTGCAGATCCAGATGACAGAGGCATGCTGGATATGTGTGGCTTTGATACTGGAGCTCTGGATGTAATTCGAAATTTCACATTAGATGTGATTTAA
- the GLRX2 gene encoding glutaredoxin 2 isoform X1: MQSRVLRVYWLLWQPGQKGRGRFLPRGHVLDRMGNSMSSSLGKPAPPPVNQIQETISDNCVVIFSKTSCSYCTMAKKLFHDINVNCKVVELDTLEYGSQFQDALYRMTGERTVPRIFVNGTFIGGATDTHRLHEEGKLLPLVRQCYLKKSNANFSDSKMPVIQSDNA, translated from the exons ATGCAATCGCGAGTTCTGCGGGTTTATTGGCTGCTCTGGCAGCCCGGGCAGAAGGGAAGGGGGCGCTTCCTCCCGAGGGGCCACGTCCTTGACAG GATGGGGAACAGCATGTCGTCATCTTTGGGGAAGCCAGCACCTCCTCCTGTGAATCAGATCCAA GAAACAATTTCTGATAATTGTGTGGTGATTTTCTCGAAAACGTCTTGTTCTTACTGTACAATGGCAAAGAAGCTTTTCCATGACATCAATGTTAACTGCAAAGTGGTGGAACTGGACACGCTGGAATACGGGAGCCAGTTCCAAGACGCTCTTTACAGAATGACCGGTGAAAGAACC GTGCCGAGAATATTTGTCAATGGAACTTTTATTGGAGGTGCAACTGACACTCATAGGCTTCACGAAGAAGGGAAATTGCTGCCATTGGTTCGTCAgtgttatttaaagaaaagtaacGCGAATTTTAGTGATAGTAAAATGCCAGTTATTCAAAGTGATAATGCCTGA
- the GLRX2 gene encoding glutaredoxin 2 isoform X2 yields the protein MHWRRAALAGTRLARGANRSGGAAFRMGNSMSSSLGKPAPPPVNQIQETISDNCVVIFSKTSCSYCTMAKKLFHDINVNCKVVELDTLEYGSQFQDALYRMTGERTVPRIFVNGTFIGGATDTHRLHEEGKLLPLVRQCYLKKSNANFSDSKMPVIQSDNA from the exons ATGCACTGGCGCCGCGCGGCGCTGGCGGGGACGCGTCTCGCCCGGGGCGCGAACCGGAGCGGCGGGGCGGCCTTCAG GATGGGGAACAGCATGTCGTCATCTTTGGGGAAGCCAGCACCTCCTCCTGTGAATCAGATCCAA GAAACAATTTCTGATAATTGTGTGGTGATTTTCTCGAAAACGTCTTGTTCTTACTGTACAATGGCAAAGAAGCTTTTCCATGACATCAATGTTAACTGCAAAGTGGTGGAACTGGACACGCTGGAATACGGGAGCCAGTTCCAAGACGCTCTTTACAGAATGACCGGTGAAAGAACC GTGCCGAGAATATTTGTCAATGGAACTTTTATTGGAGGTGCAACTGACACTCATAGGCTTCACGAAGAAGGGAAATTGCTGCCATTGGTTCGTCAgtgttatttaaagaaaagtaacGCGAATTTTAGTGATAGTAAAATGCCAGTTATTCAAAGTGATAATGCCTGA